The window GGTGACTGATGTCTGACTTGCTTCGGATCGGACTCGGCGCGGCCGCGGCCGCGGTCGCCGGCGCGGCCGGGTACACGGTGGGGGCGTACGCGGTCACGGAAGGCCTCAGCGTCGGCGTGGTGAAGCGAGGCCCGGCGCGTCCGATGGTCGCGCTCACGTTTGACGACGGTCCGGACCCCGAGTACACGCCCCGCATCCTGGACGCGCTGGCGGCGGCCGGCGTCCACGCGTCATTCTTCATGGTCGGCTCGCGGGCCGAGGCCGCCGCCGCCGCGGCCCGGGCGGTCGCCGCGGCCGGGCACGACGTGGGCAATCACACCTACAGCCACCGGCATTTGTGGGGACTCTCTCCGGCGGCCACGGTCGCCGAGGTGGACCGCGGTGCGGCCGCCATCGCCGCCGTCACCGGCATCGTCCCCCTGTACTTCCGTCCCCCGTGGGGAACGTTCAACTGGGCGGCGTACCTGCGGGCGGCGCAGATCGGCGAGCGGCGGGTGTTGTGGTCGGTACGCCCCGAGGGATTCTTCGTCGTGGCCTCATGCTCCCGGATGACGGAGCTGGTCGTCCGAAGAGCCCACCCCGGCGCGATCATCAACCTGCACGATCGCGGCGGCCATCCGTCGACCCCGCGGGTGACGTGGTCCGCGCTACCCGGGATGATCGCCGGGTTGCGGGCGCGCGGCTTCGAGATCGTCCGGCTGCAGGTCCTGCTTGCCGGTTCCGTCTGATCGTCCGCCGGCGCCCGCCGCATCGGTTCCCCGTGCCGCGCCGGATTCCCGTACCGCCCCGGGTCCGCCCGCCGCGCGTTTCGAGGCGGCACGCTCGGCCAGCCGCCGCAAGGCCCGGCGCGTAATCCACACCTTCCGCAGTTCCATCCGCCGGCCGCTGAGACGGCGCTGCCCGTCCGGATGATACTGGGCGAGGAGGAAACGCTCCCACCACGCGAGCCACCACCGCGTGAACGCCGGGAGCGGCCGGTGCTCAAACCCCCATTGCGCAGCACCTTCCCAGAACAGGCTCGCCCCGCCCACGGCTTGAATCGTCCGATACTCGGGCCGGGTCGCCAGGTCCGCGGCCAGCGCCAGAAACGCCCGGAGCAGTTCGTGGCGGAAGCGGATCGCGGCGTGGCCGTTCCGGTGGAGGGCCGCCGCGCGCTGGTTGTCGATGTGCAGCTCTCCGATCCTGTCGCCGGGCCCGATCTGGGTCCCGTCCGCCAGGGTCAGGCGCCGTCCCCAATGCCGGGTCGCCCGAAAGC of the bacterium genome contains:
- a CDS encoding polysaccharide deacetylase family protein — protein: MSDLLRIGLGAAAAAVAGAAGYTVGAYAVTEGLSVGVVKRGPARPMVALTFDDGPDPEYTPRILDALAAAGVHASFFMVGSRAEAAAAAARAVAAAGHDVGNHTYSHRHLWGLSPAATVAEVDRGAAAIAAVTGIVPLYFRPPWGTFNWAAYLRAAQIGERRVLWSVRPEGFFVVASCSRMTELVVRRAHPGAIINLHDRGGHPSTPRVTWSALPGMIAGLRARGFEIVRLQVLLAGSV